From one Paenibacillus sp. FSL K6-1330 genomic stretch:
- a CDS encoding NAD(P)/FAD-dependent oxidoreductase, translating into MIAKYDVVVVGGGIAGLTAALYLARGGKRVVVLESQNQMGGRAITNKKDGIRFNLGSHALYAGDAYDIFRELNVNPNIFRKVDEFTPYGIWKEQVHPFPAAVRSLLKTPLLSAADKYRFGAILMKILKLDTAAIPHMSLRDWMEQHVGSPMVRHLLYVLARGGTYVQAPDLQVAGSLFRQMQRSITGVYYLKKGWGSLIEEMCSEARRLGVVLITGRKVNAVEHDDGRVQRVRCKNGETIETPYVILTTSPKISSRLVPSAELTSLRTWEQQAIPITAACLDIGLRRLPAPQHQFVYGIDRPVLMINSSRIKGLELSENDDVQVFQMIKFQVQGSHAQEDRRQLEQAMDLVHPGWRREVVSEQYLPKMTVVHDFPHMKRVENPGPAVPQIKGLYVAGDWVSHGEYLAGGAAASAKRAALHILAH; encoded by the coding sequence ATGATTGCAAAGTATGATGTGGTCGTTGTTGGTGGAGGTATTGCCGGACTGACCGCAGCTCTTTATTTAGCAAGAGGAGGAAAACGCGTCGTCGTTTTGGAAAGTCAGAATCAGATGGGGGGAAGGGCGATCACAAACAAGAAGGACGGAATACGCTTCAATTTGGGTTCGCATGCACTCTATGCCGGGGATGCGTACGACATTTTCCGGGAATTGAACGTAAATCCGAATATTTTTCGAAAAGTCGACGAGTTCACCCCGTACGGAATCTGGAAAGAGCAGGTGCACCCTTTTCCGGCTGCGGTCCGTTCGCTGCTTAAGACTCCCTTGTTATCGGCTGCGGACAAATACAGGTTCGGAGCTATCCTCATGAAGATCCTCAAGCTTGACACGGCCGCGATTCCACACATGAGTCTGCGAGACTGGATGGAACAGCACGTGGGAAGCCCGATGGTACGTCATCTTCTGTACGTACTGGCCCGAGGAGGAACATATGTGCAAGCTCCGGATTTACAAGTGGCGGGATCCTTGTTCAGACAGATGCAGCGTTCCATCACTGGAGTGTATTATTTGAAGAAAGGCTGGGGATCCCTGATCGAGGAAATGTGTTCGGAAGCACGTCGGCTCGGCGTTGTCTTGATTACAGGCAGGAAAGTCAATGCCGTTGAGCATGATGACGGGCGGGTGCAGCGAGTTCGATGCAAGAATGGCGAAACGATTGAGACTCCTTACGTGATCCTGACGACATCGCCGAAGATATCAAGCAGGCTGGTTCCATCAGCCGAACTGACTTCGCTGCGGACGTGGGAGCAGCAGGCCATTCCGATCACGGCCGCTTGCTTGGATATTGGTCTCCGCCGACTTCCCGCGCCTCAGCACCAATTCGTCTACGGCATCGATCGGCCGGTCCTTATGATCAACTCATCCCGAATCAAAGGGCTGGAACTCAGCGAGAACGATGATGTTCAAGTGTTTCAAATGATCAAGTTCCAAGTGCAAGGAAGCCATGCCCAGGAAGACCGCAGACAACTTGAACAAGCCATGGATCTCGTTCATCCCGGTTGGAGACGGGAAGTGGTGTCGGAGCAGTATTTGCCCAAGATGACGGTCGTTCATGACTTTCCACATATGAAGCGGGTCGAGAATCCGGGGCCTGCCGTTCCTCAGATCAAGGGCTTATACGTGGCTGGAGATTGGGTGTCGCACGGTGAATATTTGGCAGGCGGGGCGGCAGCAAGCGCGAAGCGAGCTGCACTCCATATTCTCGCGCACTAA